A window from Candidatus Zymogenaceae bacterium encodes these proteins:
- the rpmJ gene encoding 50S ribosomal protein L36, translated as MKVRASVKKICDKCKIIRRKGVVRIICENPKHKQRQG; from the coding sequence ATGAAAGTGCGCGCATCGGTTAAGAAGATCTGCGACAAATGCAAGATCATCAGGCGAAAAGGGGTTGTGAGGATTATCTGCGAAAACCCCAAGCATAAACAACGGCAAGGATAA
- the rpsM gene encoding 30S ribosomal protein S13 gives MARIAGVDLPKKKRIEIGLTYIYGIGRTISQKILDEAGIDYNTSTDDLTDKEITAIRDIIDAKYMVEGDLRKERSMNIKMLMDLGNYRGLRHRKGLPVRGQRTSTNARTRKGPRRVKIKKK, from the coding sequence GTGGCACGGATTGCGGGTGTAGACCTGCCAAAGAAGAAGCGGATAGAAATCGGTTTGACCTATATTTACGGGATCGGCCGAACGATATCGCAAAAAATCCTCGATGAGGCCGGCATCGATTACAATACCAGCACCGATGATCTGACCGACAAGGAAATCACTGCGATTCGAGACATCATCGATGCGAAGTATATGGTTGAGGGTGATCTGCGTAAGGAACGTTCCATGAACATTAAAATGCTCATGGATCTGGGTAACTATCGCGGATTGAGACACAGGAAGGGACTGCCGGTACGGGGCCAACGCACATCAACGAACGCCCGGACAAGGAAAGGTCCGAGACGCGTGAAAATCAAGAAAAAATAA
- the rpsK gene encoding 30S ribosomal protein S11, with protein sequence MARGKRIVRKKKEKKNVQTGVAHIQSTFNNTIVTITDLSGNVLAWSSSGSQGFKGSRKSTPFAAQTAAQDAARKAMEHGMRTVDVHVKGPGSGREAALRALQAAGLEVNVIRDVTPIPHNGCRPPKKRRV encoded by the coding sequence ATGGCACGTGGTAAACGGATCGTCCGCAAGAAAAAAGAGAAGAAAAACGTCCAGACCGGCGTCGCGCATATCCAGTCGACATTCAACAATACCATAGTTACCATTACCGACTTGTCGGGCAATGTCCTGGCATGGTCGAGCTCCGGGTCCCAGGGATTTAAGGGATCGCGAAAAAGCACCCCCTTCGCGGCACAGACCGCGGCCCAGGATGCGGCACGAAAGGCGATGGAGCATGGGATGAGAACGGTGGACGTACATGTCAAGGGGCCCGGGTCGGGTCGTGAAGCCGCCCTTCGTGCGCTGCAGGCGGCGGGGCTGGAGGTCAACGTGATTCGAGATGTCACGCCCATCCCACATAACGGGTGTCGTCCGCCGAAAAAGCGGCGCGTGTAA
- the rpsD gene encoding 30S ribosomal protein S4, which produces MARYRGSVCRLCRREGMKLFLKGDRCFSEKCAVERRNYPPGEHGQGRAKFSEYGNQLREKQKVKRMYGLLENQFHRYFKTADKMRGPTGENLLILLERRLDNMVFRLGFASSRNEARQLVRHGHFIVNDRKVDIPSYLVKPGDVITLREKSRKIDRIKDSLETVARRGIPSWLDYDNASFSGTIKVLPTREELTMPISENLIVELYSK; this is translated from the coding sequence GTGGCAAGGTACAGGGGTTCAGTATGTCGGTTGTGCAGACGGGAGGGCATGAAGCTTTTCCTGAAGGGCGACCGGTGTTTTTCGGAAAAATGCGCCGTTGAGCGAAGGAATTATCCCCCGGGTGAACATGGCCAAGGGAGGGCGAAGTTTTCCGAATACGGCAACCAGCTTCGTGAAAAGCAAAAAGTCAAGAGAATGTACGGCCTGCTGGAAAACCAGTTTCACCGGTATTTCAAAACCGCGGATAAAATGCGCGGTCCGACGGGTGAAAATCTTCTGATCCTTCTGGAAAGAAGGCTCGATAACATGGTTTTTCGGCTTGGATTTGCCAGCTCCCGTAACGAGGCGCGGCAACTCGTAAGACACGGACACTTCATAGTCAATGATCGAAAAGTAGATATTCCCTCGTATCTTGTGAAACCGGGAGATGTCATCACTCTGCGGGAAAAGAGCCGTAAAATTGACAGGATAAAGGATTCCCTCGAGACGGTTGCGCGGAGGGGGATACCCTCGTGGCTCGACTATGACAATGCCTCTTTTTCGGGAACCATTAAGGTGTTGCCCACCCGGGAAGAGCTCACGATGCCGATATCGGAAAACCTGATCGTGGAGCTTTACTCTAAGTAA
- a CDS encoding DNA-directed RNA polymerase subunit alpha has product MTVTLQTHLQANWRELIKPKRMVVDSDDNTEFYGKFVAEPFERGFGITIGNSLRRILLSSLMGAAITSVKIEDVMHEFTTIDGVSEDVTDIILNLKGIRLKLHGEGPKTIRIEAKGEQVVKAGHILCDDSVKILNPDHHIATLSKDGALNMEMIVDWGRGYIPAERDLEEDEPIGTIPIDAVFSPIKKVNYLVTQARVGQMTDYDKLTLEVWTDGSVRPEDAIAFSAKILKEHMNIFINFVEDSEEEADDRGDDSEEFNENLLRPVSELELSVRSSNCLKNADIKYIGDLVQMTEMEMLKTKNFGRKSLNEIKEILTDMGLRFGMKLENWPPKDLPSIEEQDHLDIDV; this is encoded by the coding sequence ATGACCGTAACATTACAGACACATCTGCAGGCGAACTGGCGCGAGCTGATAAAGCCGAAGCGAATGGTCGTCGACAGTGATGACAATACGGAATTTTACGGAAAATTCGTGGCCGAGCCCTTCGAGCGGGGATTCGGCATTACCATAGGAAACTCTCTGAGGAGGATACTCCTCTCGTCATTGATGGGAGCCGCCATTACATCCGTAAAGATAGAGGATGTCATGCACGAGTTTACCACCATTGACGGCGTTTCAGAGGATGTTACGGATATCATCCTGAACCTGAAAGGCATACGGCTCAAGCTCCACGGCGAGGGGCCGAAAACCATCAGAATTGAAGCGAAGGGAGAACAGGTCGTCAAGGCGGGACACATCCTCTGTGACGACTCGGTGAAGATACTCAATCCGGATCATCACATCGCCACCCTCTCGAAGGATGGCGCTTTGAATATGGAGATGATTGTGGACTGGGGAAGGGGATACATCCCGGCGGAACGGGATCTTGAGGAAGACGAGCCCATCGGAACGATTCCCATAGATGCGGTGTTTTCGCCGATAAAGAAGGTAAATTACCTGGTAACCCAGGCACGGGTCGGACAAATGACCGACTATGACAAGCTGACACTGGAGGTATGGACGGACGGTAGTGTCCGACCGGAAGACGCCATTGCCTTTTCGGCGAAGATTTTGAAGGAGCATATGAATATCTTCATTAACTTCGTCGAAGACTCCGAGGAAGAGGCCGACGATCGCGGCGATGACTCCGAGGAGTTCAATGAGAACCTCCTTAGACCGGTCAGCGAGCTTGAGCTTTCAGTGCGCTCCTCAAACTGTCTGAAGAATGCGGACATCAAGTACATTGGTGATCTCGTTCAAATGACGGAAATGGAGATGCTCAAAACAAAGAACTTCGGAAGAAAATCCTTGAACGAGATAAAGGAGATCCTCACGGACATGGGGCTTCGATTCGGCATGAAGCTTGAAAACTGGCCCCCAAAGGATCTTCCCTCTATCGAAGAACAAGATCACCTCGATATCGACGTCTGA
- the rplQ gene encoding 50S ribosomal protein L17 — MRHQKAGRRLGRNTSHRKAMLRNITTSLLEVERIETTEAKAKELRRYAEKMITLGKRGDLHARRQALSFLRKRDVVEKVFSDYAERFSDRKGGYTRIMKLGRRVGDNARMAVIELLPADEKKKPKEKKKAPAAKPSKEKKKAAAPTGEKKDVKKTKAADEKETKATKAASGDKKEKTVKKPAAKKTTSKEDAKKTVAKDAPKKTQTKKSAEKPAGGAKEKSDKAKDAGK, encoded by the coding sequence ATGCGGCACCAAAAAGCAGGACGAAGGCTCGGACGCAACACAAGCCATAGAAAGGCGATGTTGAGAAACATCACCACGTCTCTTTTGGAAGTGGAGCGTATAGAGACGACAGAAGCGAAGGCGAAAGAACTCAGACGTTACGCTGAAAAGATGATAACCCTCGGGAAAAGGGGCGATCTCCATGCCCGAAGGCAGGCGCTTTCGTTTCTGAGGAAAAGAGACGTTGTGGAGAAGGTCTTTTCGGATTACGCAGAGCGATTCAGCGATCGTAAGGGTGGGTACACGAGAATCATGAAGCTGGGAAGGCGCGTGGGCGACAATGCTAGGATGGCCGTCATCGAGCTTCTCCCTGCGGATGAAAAGAAGAAGCCGAAAGAGAAAAAGAAGGCTCCCGCCGCAAAACCGTCGAAGGAGAAAAAAAAGGCCGCAGCGCCGACCGGCGAGAAAAAGGATGTAAAAAAGACGAAGGCGGCGGATGAAAAAGAAACAAAGGCGACGAAGGCCGCATCCGGCGATAAAAAGGAAAAGACGGTAAAGAAACCCGCGGCAAAAAAAACGACCAGCAAGGAAGACGCGAAGAAGACGGTTGCCAAAGACGCTCCGAAGAAGACTCAGACGAAGAAATCTGCTGAAAAACCGGCCGGCGGTGCAAAAGAGAAGAGCGATAAGGCAAAAGATGCCGGTAAATAA
- a CDS encoding efflux RND transporter periplasmic adaptor subunit translates to MKRRIYRIVAVIGAVLFILIIYRLLTSKLFQKDDGEKEYLIPVTTVEVVTGDIRDTLFYSGDIQGEEQAIVYPVISGTLLRYYVEEGERVRKGETLALLKRLETWEEYKPVVVESPISGIVGYNYLDVGEIATLQTPVSLVVGGEGLRVTLKVSDTELGLIDVGMPAEVRVPTAPDIWFEGVVSKVSPILNSDTRTAYVEVFIDERPKQVWPGMFGDVRIIIEEKTDVTIVPTDVIMYAGDEMVDPYCFVLNDGVTHKRDLELGITEGVMVEVVAGISPGELIVDLGKENVDEGVEVEVIEGEVTEGEVTEGEVTEGEVTEGEVTEGEVIEEESASE, encoded by the coding sequence ATGAAAAGAAGAATATATCGGATAGTCGCCGTGATCGGCGCTGTTTTGTTTATTTTGATCATATACCGTCTGCTGACCTCAAAGCTGTTTCAGAAGGACGACGGTGAAAAAGAATACCTGATTCCGGTGACCACCGTGGAGGTGGTAACCGGCGACATCAGGGATACGCTGTTTTACAGCGGGGATATCCAGGGTGAGGAACAGGCCATCGTCTATCCAGTCATATCCGGCACGCTCCTTCGATACTATGTCGAAGAAGGGGAGCGGGTGAGAAAAGGTGAAACCCTGGCGCTGTTGAAGAGACTGGAAACCTGGGAGGAATACAAACCGGTGGTGGTGGAGTCGCCCATTTCTGGCATTGTCGGTTATAATTATCTTGACGTTGGAGAAATCGCCACTCTCCAGACTCCGGTATCCCTCGTGGTGGGAGGAGAAGGGCTCAGGGTGACACTTAAGGTGTCCGATACGGAGCTCGGTTTGATCGATGTCGGTATGCCGGCGGAGGTCCGCGTGCCCACCGCTCCCGATATCTGGTTTGAGGGTGTCGTCTCGAAAGTCAGCCCGATTCTGAACTCGGATACCAGAACCGCATACGTGGAAGTTTTTATTGATGAAAGGCCGAAACAGGTGTGGCCCGGTATGTTCGGAGATGTTCGCATCATTATTGAAGAGAAAACTGATGTGACAATCGTCCCCACGGATGTCATCATGTATGCCGGAGATGAGATGGTCGATCCCTACTGTTTTGTTTTGAACGACGGAGTCACCCATAAACGGGATCTTGAGCTGGGTATTACCGAGGGAGTGATGGTTGAGGTAGTGGCGGGAATTTCGCCGGGCGAGCTGATAGTTGATCTGGGCAAGGAAAATGTGGATGAAGGGGTTGAGGTTGAAGTGATTGAGGGTGAAGTGACTGAGGGTGAAGTGACTGAGGGTGAAGTGACTGAGGGTGAAGTGACTGAGGGTGAAGTGACTGAGGGTGAAGTGATTGAGGAAGAATCCGCCTCGGAGTAG
- a CDS encoding efflux RND transporter permease subunit, whose product MSLPKFSVNNPVLVNMITIAVFVLGVIFTANLNREIFPPIAYGYIIIITPYPGASPEEIEKTVTKPIEDEIADVDGIDTLNSRTREGVSTIIIQAESEIDGLKLDQLFNDIKNEVDKVEDLPDDIEQTEFIKLSAEFPAITVAMGGDIPEEFLQESTDRLKKKIELIDGIGSVDTWGYRDTEMWVQVDPRRVEAANLSLTEIINAIKSRNLNIPGGSFDVGRKELLIRTMGEVEESDDIEEVVIRTLPTGNITVDDVADVVETFEEEDVYGRINGRKTIAIFINKKADGDIIDIVDEVKRLVEEEKKYLPAGAKIDLVQDYSKYVERRQQTLIINGIIGLFLVLLILYTFLESRVAFWAAMGIPFSFLLALVIMYYMGMSLNMLSMFALILVLGIVVDDAIVVAENVFRYREMGLSPSEAAIVGAEEVGLPVVAAIATNIAAFLPLLMIAGITGKFMRVIPEVVILTLLASLLEAFLVLPSHLAEFVKVRVDDTQKEARAWFRHIRDAYGNLLESFLRRRYVIFFGLFGVALVTIVTAALTMDFVFMGKVRSEQFMIDIINPVDSNKDETDRVVSEVEKLVLELPKEDVAAVISLVGYLETGAAPLEGSYVGQVWVELTEHGYEDVGADEIIKELRKDIAKIPGPESIRFTEITGGPPTGKPVSVEIRGDDYAVMERLAEDFKAELETIEGVKDIDDDFERGKEEVRIIIDEHKVRSLGLNVASVATEIRHAFTGGDAGTIRRGDKSIDIIVKYDEEFQNPDYLMNFSVPSTNGERIPIKSFAEIEYGRGILIIRHSEKERTITVTADIEKGVTTSSKVNEQLIEKFGTVSSEDPEYTFHYGGEYEDTQESIKSMFQAFWLAIAIIYIILAALFKSFSQPIIIMITVPFSFIGVVLGLFIMDVELSLLAVIGVVALVGIVVNDSLVLVDFINRARTEGKKVYDAVLESGKIRLRPVLLTTLTTIGGLGPMAFGLGGKEPYLAPMAISIVWGLAFATILTLLIIPCFYMILDDFNDKFFKRVKGDR is encoded by the coding sequence ATGTCATTACCGAAATTTTCCGTTAATAATCCGGTTCTGGTAAATATGATCACCATTGCGGTGTTCGTGCTGGGGGTGATTTTTACCGCAAACCTGAATCGGGAGATCTTTCCGCCGATAGCCTATGGATATATTATCATTATCACTCCATATCCGGGGGCGTCTCCCGAAGAGATAGAGAAGACCGTTACCAAGCCGATAGAAGACGAGATAGCCGACGTGGACGGCATAGACACCCTGAATTCCCGGACGCGGGAGGGGGTTTCCACCATTATTATCCAGGCGGAGAGCGAGATAGACGGCCTGAAGCTGGATCAGCTGTTCAATGACATCAAAAATGAGGTGGACAAGGTCGAGGATCTTCCCGATGATATAGAACAGACCGAGTTCATAAAGCTCAGTGCTGAGTTCCCGGCCATTACCGTGGCGATGGGGGGCGATATCCCCGAGGAATTCCTGCAGGAATCGACGGACCGACTCAAGAAAAAGATAGAGCTCATCGACGGCATCGGGAGCGTTGATACCTGGGGATATCGCGATACGGAGATGTGGGTTCAGGTGGATCCCCGCAGGGTGGAGGCCGCGAATCTTTCCCTGACCGAAATAATAAACGCCATCAAGTCCAGGAACCTCAACATCCCCGGCGGCTCATTCGACGTGGGTCGAAAGGAGCTTTTAATCCGCACCATGGGTGAGGTGGAGGAATCCGACGATATCGAAGAGGTCGTCATTCGTACGCTCCCCACCGGAAACATCACGGTGGATGATGTCGCCGACGTTGTGGAGACCTTCGAAGAAGAAGATGTCTACGGAAGAATAAACGGCAGGAAAACCATAGCCATATTCATCAACAAGAAGGCCGACGGTGACATCATTGACATCGTCGACGAGGTGAAGCGGCTTGTTGAGGAAGAGAAAAAGTATCTTCCTGCCGGTGCGAAAATCGATCTGGTCCAGGATTACTCAAAGTACGTCGAGCGGAGGCAGCAGACACTCATCATCAACGGCATCATCGGTCTGTTTCTGGTGCTGTTGATTCTGTATACCTTTCTTGAATCCCGGGTGGCCTTCTGGGCGGCGATGGGTATTCCGTTTTCCTTTTTGCTCGCCCTTGTTATCATGTATTACATGGGAATGAGCCTGAACATGCTCTCCATGTTCGCCCTCATCCTTGTGCTCGGAATTGTCGTGGACGACGCCATTGTGGTGGCGGAAAACGTCTTCCGCTACCGTGAAATGGGCCTGTCTCCATCCGAGGCAGCCATCGTCGGCGCGGAGGAGGTGGGTCTTCCCGTTGTCGCCGCTATTGCCACGAACATCGCCGCCTTCCTGCCGCTGTTGATGATCGCAGGCATCACCGGCAAGTTTATGCGGGTCATTCCCGAGGTGGTCATTTTGACCCTCCTGGCCTCTCTCTTGGAGGCGTTTCTGGTGCTGCCGTCTCATCTGGCCGAGTTCGTCAAGGTCCGGGTGGATGACACACAAAAGGAGGCACGGGCCTGGTTTCGACACATACGGGACGCCTACGGCAACCTTCTGGAGTCGTTCCTCAGGCGGAGGTATGTTATATTCTTCGGCCTGTTCGGTGTGGCGCTCGTGACCATCGTCACCGCCGCCCTAACCATGGATTTCGTCTTCATGGGCAAGGTCCGTTCGGAGCAGTTCATGATCGACATCATCAATCCGGTGGACAGCAACAAGGACGAGACCGATCGGGTCGTCAGTGAGGTGGAAAAGCTGGTGCTGGAGCTGCCCAAAGAGGACGTAGCGGCGGTTATCAGTCTTGTCGGGTATCTGGAGACCGGTGCCGCACCCCTGGAGGGGTCGTATGTGGGACAGGTGTGGGTGGAATTGACCGAGCATGGCTATGAGGATGTGGGGGCGGATGAGATAATAAAGGAACTCAGAAAGGACATAGCCAAGATACCGGGTCCCGAGTCGATACGGTTTACGGAGATAACCGGGGGTCCCCCCACCGGTAAACCGGTTTCGGTGGAAATCCGGGGCGATGACTATGCAGTCATGGAACGGTTGGCCGAGGATTTCAAGGCGGAGCTTGAGACAATTGAAGGGGTGAAGGACATTGATGATGATTTCGAGAGGGGGAAGGAAGAGGTTCGCATCATCATAGACGAGCACAAGGTCCGCTCCCTGGGATTGAATGTGGCCTCGGTGGCCACGGAAATACGACATGCCTTCACCGGCGGGGATGCGGGAACCATCCGCCGGGGCGACAAGAGCATCGATATCATCGTCAAATACGACGAGGAATTCCAGAACCCGGATTACCTTATGAACTTCTCCGTGCCGAGCACAAACGGCGAGCGTATTCCCATAAAGAGCTTCGCGGAGATCGAATACGGCCGGGGGATACTGATCATCCGTCACAGCGAGAAGGAGCGGACAATTACTGTTACCGCCGATATCGAAAAGGGTGTGACCACATCGAGCAAGGTAAACGAACAGCTCATTGAAAAGTTCGGTACAGTCAGCAGCGAGGATCCCGAATATACCTTCCATTACGGCGGAGAGTATGAGGACACCCAGGAGTCGATAAAATCGATGTTCCAGGCGTTTTGGCTTGCCATAGCAATTATCTACATCATCCTGGCGGCCCTGTTCAAGTCGTTTTCCCAGCCGATCATCATTATGATCACCGTACCCTTCTCCTTTATCGGAGTGGTCCTCGGGCTGTTTATTATGGATGTGGAGCTCTCGCTGCTTGCGGTCATCGGCGTCGTGGCACTTGTCGGAATTGTGGTCAACGATTCACTGGTGCTGGTGGATTTTATCAATCGCGCCCGCACCGAGGGGAAGAAAGTGTACGACGCGGTGCTGGAATCCGGAAAAATCAGGCTTCGCCCGGTACTCCTCACAACCCTGACCACAATCGGCGGCCTTGGACCCATGGCTTTTGGACTTGGCGGCAAGGAGCCGTATCTGGCACCCATGGCGATATCCATTGTGTGGGGCTTGGCGTTCGCCACAATATTGACACTTCTCATCATCCCCTGTTTCTACATGATTCTGGATGATTTTAACGATAAGTTCTTCAAAAGGGTCAAGGGCGATCGGTGA
- a CDS encoding ATP-binding cassette domain-containing protein, producing the protein MIRLEGVTVTFRSRDGIETKALDGVNLSVPRGRYAALIGPNGSGKTTIAKVVKGIISPDSGTVTIHDEMLSPGALAGDVGLVFSNPENQIVSAVVEEDIAFGLENQGVEMFRMHEMVAEIMERLDIAHLAKMLPHNLSGGEQQRLVIAGVLVMGLDIIVFDEATSMLDVSGRRDILNLIRRLNNVEGMTVLSITHSLAEAILADEVHVIHGGKMVFHGTPGDLLHSQDVLDDIGFTLSEFPGLVRGLIDAGVPLSSGNITIDIVAETLSRLHTGG; encoded by the coding sequence GTGATACGGCTCGAAGGTGTCACCGTAACGTTCCGATCTCGAGACGGCATTGAAACAAAGGCGCTGGACGGAGTGAACCTCTCGGTTCCCCGGGGGAGGTATGCCGCACTGATCGGCCCCAACGGCTCGGGGAAGACGACCATCGCGAAGGTTGTCAAGGGGATTATCTCACCGGACTCGGGAACGGTAACCATACATGACGAGATGCTCTCCCCGGGAGCCCTCGCGGGTGATGTGGGACTGGTTTTTTCCAACCCGGAGAATCAGATCGTATCGGCGGTTGTGGAAGAGGACATCGCTTTCGGTCTCGAGAATCAGGGGGTGGAGATGTTCCGCATGCACGAGATGGTGGCGGAGATCATGGAGCGGCTGGATATCGCCCATCTGGCAAAAATGCTTCCGCATAACCTCTCGGGCGGCGAGCAGCAAAGGCTCGTCATCGCCGGTGTGTTGGTGATGGGCCTTGATATTATCGTGTTCGACGAGGCCACATCGATGCTGGATGTGAGCGGCAGGCGGGATATATTGAACCTGATACGGCGCCTCAACAACGTGGAGGGAATGACCGTTCTTTCCATCACCCATTCCCTAGCAGAGGCGATACTCGCGGACGAGGTGCATGTGATACATGGGGGGAAGATGGTATTTCATGGAACCCCCGGCGACCTGCTACACTCTCAGGACGTGCTTGATGATATCGGTTTCACCCTTTCTGAATTTCCTGGTCTTGTCAGGGGATTGATCGATGCCGGTGTTCCTCTTTCTTCGGGGAATATTACCATCGATATCGTGGCGGAGACGCTCTCTAGATTACATACGGGGGGATGA
- a CDS encoding trypsin-like peptidase domain-containing protein yields the protein MMVFCAAALMFFGCADADMGNFNWEMLSFSDEPETSTIGGPSGDVPGGEITEDTPAHRPEVETASFDKVVGLLPSVVMIEALVAPPAVPEDDIHKGYYDTPHSDPTQPMPVFGAGIIIDEAGNILTTAHLVEGSDTITVFMSDGAEYDARIAGTYDLMDIAVLSIIDMEPVDAAFIPAAIGDPDEISLGDWIGIIGNPFGLGTSLTVGVVGAMNRRDINPRVIGEYIQVNAAVNPGLSGGPLVNLDGEVVGMVSGLLSPAEGIGFAVPIDDAMGKASEIVATGRVATGWVGVTVQALTPELSKIFQIEGDSGVLVVSVEERSPGDWAGILSGDVIMKFGQTDITNGGDYDTAVLTSQPGFSYNVEMIRGGQPLTVVVTVSERYGMRAPESVDVMDAGTDLLGLFVVDVPEDVSLSVGISEGVLVLNVTGDDSMISPGDLILSVNRRAVTDRTTYLAALAGAAANDSALLLVHSRSDTFFVTREIRK from the coding sequence ATGATGGTTTTCTGTGCCGCCGCCCTGATGTTCTTCGGGTGTGCAGATGCGGATATGGGAAACTTCAACTGGGAAATGCTCTCGTTTTCAGACGAACCTGAAACGAGCACAATCGGGGGCCCTTCCGGTGATGTGCCGGGAGGCGAAATCACGGAGGACACACCGGCCCACAGACCGGAGGTGGAGACCGCCTCTTTCGATAAGGTTGTGGGGCTTTTGCCGTCCGTTGTGATGATAGAGGCGTTGGTTGCGCCCCCCGCAGTACCCGAAGACGACATCCACAAAGGTTATTACGATACCCCCCATTCGGATCCGACTCAACCCATGCCCGTTTTCGGTGCCGGCATCATCATCGATGAGGCGGGAAACATCCTGACGACGGCCCACCTGGTGGAGGGTTCGGATACAATCACGGTATTCATGTCCGACGGGGCTGAATATGACGCGCGGATCGCCGGAACCTATGATCTGATGGATATCGCGGTGCTTTCGATTATCGATATGGAACCTGTCGACGCCGCATTCATCCCCGCCGCCATCGGAGACCCGGACGAAATCTCCCTGGGGGACTGGATCGGAATCATAGGCAATCCTTTCGGGCTGGGAACAAGTTTGACGGTGGGCGTGGTCGGCGCGATGAATCGACGGGATATTAACCCCCGGGTCATCGGCGAATATATCCAGGTCAACGCCGCCGTAAATCCGGGACTCTCCGGAGGACCGCTGGTGAACCTCGACGGCGAAGTGGTGGGGATGGTATCCGGACTGCTCTCTCCGGCCGAGGGGATCGGCTTTGCCGTACCCATAGACGATGCGATGGGAAAGGCTTCCGAGATCGTGGCTACGGGACGCGTTGCAACCGGGTGGGTCGGCGTGACGGTGCAGGCGCTGACCCCGGAGCTCTCGAAAATCTTCCAGATAGAGGGTGATTCCGGCGTACTGGTGGTCTCGGTGGAGGAACGAAGCCCCGGTGATTGGGCGGGGATTCTCTCGGGCGATGTGATCATGAAGTTTGGTCAAACTGATATCACAAACGGTGGGGATTATGATACCGCCGTTCTCACCTCACAACCCGGCTTTTCATATAACGTGGAGATGATACGGGGGGGGCAGCCTCTGACCGTTGTCGTGACGGTATCGGAAAGATACGGTATGCGTGCGCCGGAATCCGTCGATGTCATGGACGCCGGTACCGATCTTTTGGGCCTTTTTGTGGTGGATGTGCCCGAGGATGTATCTTTATCTGTCGGCATATCGGAGGGGGTCCTGGTTCTGAACGTCACCGGGGATGACTCAATGATTTCCCCCGGCGATCTTATTCTGTCGGTTAATAGAAGGGCCGTGACCGATCGTACCACGTATCTTGCCGCCCTTGCCGGAGCGGCGGCGAATGACTCGGCGCTGCTGTTGGTACACAGCCGGTCGGATACGTTTTTTGTCACTCGAGAGATAAGGAAATAG
- a CDS encoding RluA family pseudouridine synthase — protein MSPEDEGTRLDRFLSSCLPDLSRSFLKKAIETGDVLVDGETVRPSYRLKDTQSVDIVLPDTGLEHIVPEDVPFDVIYEDEHLAVIEKPAGVVVHPGAGSKRATLVSGLLFRGITLAVADDPDRPGIVHRLDRDTSGILVVAKSDRALSRLMEQFKAHTTERLYEGVCWGRIPHDVMVIDSPVGRHRSDRTRMSTRTDAGRDAVTEVEVVRRFAHMTHARFRLRTGRTHQIRVHLASRGHPVVGDAVYGSMKRLGDLPAGPVRRAAKKMTRQALHAMVLGFTHPVSGEFLRFESVLPEDIRGLIDALCMEEEESRTYPTDGSGGDTT, from the coding sequence GTGTCCCCCGAAGATGAAGGAACGCGTCTTGACCGTTTTCTTTCATCATGCCTTCCCGATCTTTCCAGATCTTTTCTTAAAAAAGCGATTGAGACAGGCGATGTACTGGTGGATGGCGAAACCGTCCGGCCGTCATATCGGTTAAAAGATACGCAATCGGTCGATATCGTCCTCCCCGATACCGGGCTTGAACATATCGTCCCCGAAGACGTCCCCTTTGATGTGATATATGAGGATGAACACCTGGCGGTCATCGAGAAGCCCGCAGGTGTCGTGGTGCATCCGGGTGCGGGGTCGAAACGGGCGACGCTCGTCTCGGGGCTGCTTTTCCGGGGGATTACCCTCGCTGTGGCCGATGACCCGGACCGTCCCGGTATCGTTCACCGGCTCGATCGGGACACCTCCGGTATCCTTGTAGTCGCTAAAAGCGATCGCGCCTTATCCCGCCTCATGGAGCAGTTCAAGGCCCACACGACGGAAAGGCTGTATGAGGGGGTGTGTTGGGGGAGGATCCCTCACGATGTGATGGTCATAGACTCCCCGGTGGGGCGACACAGGAGCGATCGAACCCGCATGAGCACCCGCACGGATGCCGGGAGAGATGCGGTAACGGAGGTGGAGGTCGTTCGTCGGTTCGCCCATATGACCCACGCCCGCTTTCGCCTCAGAACCGGCAGAACCCACCAAATACGCGTTCACCTGGCGTCGCGGGGGCATCCGGTCGTGGGTGATGCCGTCTACGGTTCGATGAAACGGCTGGGGGACCTCCCGGCCGGCCCCGTTCGCCGGGCGGCGAAAAAAATGACCCGCCAGGCCCTCCATGCGATGGTGCTTGGATTCACTCATCCGGTCAGCGGGGAATTTCTTCGTTTCGAGTCCGTCCTCCCCGAAGATATCAGGGGACTCATCGACGCCCTGTGCATGGAAGAGGAGGAGTCCCGGACATACCCGACCGACGGGAGCGGGGGGGATACGACATGA